A DNA window from Streptococcus parapneumoniae contains the following coding sequences:
- a CDS encoding YhgE/Pip domain-containing protein has protein sequence MFKEWKAIFKKPTFIIVMIGISLIPALYNIIFLSSMWDPYGQLSDLPVAVVNNDKEASYNGNTMAIGKDIVSNLKENKTLDSHFVDEEEGKNGLEDGDYYMVVTLPSDLSEKAASILTDHPEQMQIDYQTSSGHSFIASKMSDSAMTQLKQSVSTNVTETYTKALFNKMIDLKDGMSQAASGSEKLTDGANQLVAGSQTLTTNLHSLAASSLTFSNGTEQFTKGLSAYVSGVEQLHLGLGNFNSGLVTYTGAVSQLDSGLGQLSSKSPELVRGINQLYTGVESYTGGVSQLNAGLNQFSSGVSTYTNGVGNLATGANQLSNQSATLRMGVEQLSEGIQQLSSKLDASSGKKDQIAQLSSGLNQLNQVIQNIDVGDIKQLDSVLSSIASLSNQMLASDQSEKATTLANIQSTAAYQSLTSEQQAEISASVSQNSTDSIQSAQSIVALVQGLQRSLENLQNQSSNLSTLKNQANQVLPITSTSLTGLSSGLTEIQGAVTSKLVPASQSITSGVNAYTAGVDKVSQGASQLSEKNSTLTGSLDQLVSGSTTLTQKSSNLTAGVGQLVEKTPELVSGIEKLSTGSNQLNQKSQELIAGVDKLQSGSSQLADKSSQLISGASQLESGANKLAAGAGKLAEGGTKLTSGLEGLQTGVASLGQGLGNASDQLKSASTESKNAEILSNPLNLSKTDNDQVPVNGIAMAPYMISVALFVAAISTNMIFAKLPSGRHPESRWAWLKSRAEINGIIAVLAGILVYGGVHIIGLTANHEMRTFILIILTSLVFMSMVTALTTWNSRIGAFFSLILLLLQLASSAGTYPIALTNDFFRAINPWLPMSYSVSGLRQTISMTGNIYHQVVFLAVILALFIGLGMLAYQPKKMEED, from the coding sequence ATGTTTAAAGAATGGAAAGCAATTTTTAAAAAACCAACCTTTATTATTGTCATGATAGGGATTTCTCTTATTCCAGCTCTGTACAATATCATATTTTTATCCTCAATGTGGGATCCATATGGGCAATTGTCTGACTTACCTGTGGCAGTTGTCAATAATGATAAAGAGGCTTCCTATAATGGTAATACTATGGCAATAGGAAAAGACATTGTGTCCAATTTAAAAGAAAATAAAACCTTGGATTCTCATTTTGTAGATGAAGAGGAAGGAAAGAATGGATTGGAAGATGGCGATTACTATATGGTAGTGACTTTACCCAGTGATTTATCTGAAAAAGCAGCTTCTATTTTAACGGATCATCCAGAGCAAATGCAGATCGATTATCAGACTTCAAGTGGTCATAGCTTTATTGCCAGCAAGATGAGTGATTCTGCTATGACACAATTAAAGCAGAGTGTTTCTACCAATGTAACCGAGACCTATACTAAAGCCTTATTTAACAAAATGATTGATTTAAAGGATGGTATGAGTCAAGCAGCTTCTGGTAGTGAAAAATTAACTGATGGAGCGAATCAGTTAGTGGCAGGAAGTCAAACATTAACTACCAACCTACACTCTTTAGCAGCTTCAAGTTTAACATTTTCAAATGGAACGGAGCAGTTTACTAAAGGATTATCTGCTTATGTTTCTGGTGTCGAACAACTTCATCTTGGCTTAGGGAATTTTAATAGTGGTTTAGTTACATATACTGGTGCAGTGAGTCAATTAGATAGCGGATTAGGTCAATTATCTTCTAAAAGTCCTGAATTAGTAAGAGGAATCAATCAGTTATATACTGGTGTAGAATCCTATACTGGCGGTGTTTCTCAGCTTAATGCTGGTCTTAATCAATTTTCATCTGGTGTTAGTACCTACACCAATGGAGTGGGAAATCTTGCAACAGGTGCTAATCAGTTATCCAATCAATCAGCTACACTTCGAATGGGGGTGGAGCAATTAAGTGAAGGGATTCAACAACTTTCTAGCAAGTTAGATGCTTCGTCTGGGAAAAAAGATCAAATTGCTCAATTATCTTCTGGTTTGAATCAGTTAAATCAAGTTATTCAAAATATTGATGTTGGAGATATAAAACAATTAGATTCTGTTTTATCAAGTATAGCATCTCTTTCTAATCAAATGTTAGCAAGTGATCAGTCTGAAAAAGCAACTACATTAGCCAATATTCAATCGACAGCAGCTTATCAATCTTTGACAAGTGAGCAACAAGCTGAGATAAGTGCTTCTGTATCTCAAAATTCAACTGATAGTATTCAATCGGCTCAGTCAATTGTAGCTTTAGTACAAGGTTTACAGAGAAGTTTAGAAAACTTACAAAATCAATCTTCAAATCTTTCGACATTAAAAAATCAAGCTAATCAAGTATTACCTATTACTTCTACTTCTTTGACAGGATTGTCAAGTGGATTAACAGAGATACAAGGAGCTGTTACTAGCAAATTAGTTCCTGCTAGTCAGTCGATTACATCGGGGGTAAATGCATATACTGCAGGTGTTGATAAAGTTTCTCAAGGCGCAAGTCAACTAAGTGAAAAGAATTCCACCTTGACAGGTAGTTTGGACCAATTAGTTTCAGGCTCAACTACCTTGACACAAAAATCTTCTAACTTGACAGCAGGAGTTGGTCAATTAGTTGAAAAAACTCCAGAATTAGTATCTGGTATTGAAAAATTATCAACTGGCTCTAATCAATTGAATCAAAAGAGTCAAGAATTGATAGCAGGAGTTGATAAATTGCAGTCAGGATCTAGCCAACTAGCTGACAAATCCAGTCAGTTAATTTCAGGTGCTTCTCAATTAGAAAGTGGAGCTAATAAATTGGCAGCTGGAGCTGGGAAACTAGCAGAAGGTGGAACAAAGTTAACTTCTGGATTGGAAGGTTTACAGACAGGAGTTGCTTCTTTGGGACAAGGATTAGGTAATGCTAGTGATCAACTCAAGTCAGCATCAACGGAATCTAAAAATGCAGAGATTTTGTCAAATCCACTCAATCTTTCAAAAACAGACAATGATCAAGTTCCTGTAAATGGAATTGCAATGGCTCCTTATATGATATCAGTTGCTCTTTTTGTTGCAGCAATATCAACGAATATGATCTTTGCGAAGTTGCCTTCAGGACGTCATCCAGAGAGCCGTTGGGCTTGGTTGAAATCTCGAGCTGAAATAAATGGTATTATAGCTGTTTTAGCAGGAATTTTGGTATATGGAGGAGTTCATATTATTGGTTTAACTGCTAATCATGAAATGAGAACATTTATTCTCATTATCCTAACAAGTTTAGTATTCATGTCCATGGTGACTGCTTTAACAACATGGAATAGCCGTATAGGAGCTTTCTTCTCTCTTATTTTGCTTTTATTACAGCTAGCATCAAGTGCCGGTACTTATCCAATTGCCTTGACAAATGATTTCTTTAGAGCCATTAATCCTTGGTTACCAATGAGTTATTCGGTTTCTGGATTACGACAAACAATTTCTATGACAGGAAATATTTATCATCAAGTCGTTTTCCTTGCCGTGATACTAGCTCTATTTATTGGTTTAGGTATGCTAGCCTATCAACCTAAGAAAATGGAGGAAGATTAA
- a CDS encoding TetR/AcrR family transcriptional regulator, producing the protein MQESNNRLKTKRTIENAMVQLLMEQPFDQISTVKLAEKAGISRSSFYTHYKDKYDMIEHYQSKLFHTFEYIFQKHAHHKRDAILEVFEYLESEPLLAALLSENGTKEIQNFLRNKLHIMLSTDLQKRFMQLNLNTTELEYSSIYLTHALFGVCQTWIAHGKKESPQEITDFLMKMLGDTN; encoded by the coding sequence ATGCAAGAAAGTAACAACCGCTTAAAAACAAAGCGAACTATTGAAAATGCTATGGTACAATTACTGATGGAACAGCCATTTGATCAAATTTCTACTGTCAAATTAGCAGAAAAAGCCGGAATTAGTCGTTCCAGCTTCTATACTCACTATAAGGATAAGTATGATATGATTGAGCATTATCAAAGCAAGCTATTTCATACATTTGAATATATTTTTCAAAAACATGCTCATCACAAAAGAGACGCTATTCTAGAAGTCTTTGAATATCTAGAATCAGAACCACTTCTGGCTGCCCTTCTTTCTGAAAATGGGACTAAAGAAATCCAAAATTTCTTACGAAATAAACTTCATATCATGCTCAGTACAGATTTACAAAAGCGATTTATGCAACTGAATCTCAATACCACTGAATTAGAATATAGTAGCATCTATCTAACTCATGCACTTTTTGGTGTCTGTCAAACTTGGATTGCACATGGAAAAAAAGAAAGTCCTCAAGAAATAACAGACTTTCTTATGAAGATGCTTGGTGATACAAATTGA